The following proteins are co-located in the Bacillota bacterium genome:
- a CDS encoding threonine/serine dehydratase translates to MAFEIPGLNDVYLARRRIAPYLRPTPLFRSGPLGRVLGCEAWVKCENLQPVGAFKVRGGINLAAAEYPQLRGRGLAAASTGNHGQSVAYAARTFDLSATIFAPLGSNPLKVAAMQALGADVRLTGRDFDEAREACERFAADTGARYVHSMNEPLLIAGVATAYLEALEEVPDADLILVPIGGGSGAAGASLVAKALNPRIRVVGVQAEGAPAVYRSFHSRRLESTPKADTIAEGLATRVAFELPLSILWRHLDDVVLVSDAELQAAMRLLLETTHLVAEAAGAAPVAAARRYPELVRDRRVILPITGGNATIDQILAAATAGGAAR, encoded by the coding sequence ATGGCTTTCGAAATCCCTGGCCTCAACGACGTCTACCTGGCGCGCCGGCGCATTGCCCCGTACCTCCGGCCCACGCCGCTCTTCAGGTCCGGTCCTCTCGGCCGGGTGCTTGGCTGCGAGGCGTGGGTGAAGTGCGAGAACCTCCAGCCCGTGGGCGCCTTCAAGGTGCGCGGCGGCATCAACCTGGCAGCGGCCGAATACCCACAACTGCGCGGCCGCGGCCTCGCCGCCGCCTCAACCGGCAACCACGGCCAGTCGGTGGCCTACGCCGCCCGGACGTTTGACCTCTCGGCCACCATCTTCGCCCCCCTCGGTTCCAACCCGCTCAAGGTGGCCGCCATGCAGGCCCTTGGCGCCGACGTTCGCCTCACAGGGCGGGACTTCGACGAGGCCCGGGAGGCCTGCGAACGCTTCGCTGCCGACACGGGCGCCCGCTACGTCCACTCGATGAACGAGCCGCTCCTCATCGCCGGCGTCGCCACGGCCTACCTGGAGGCTCTCGAAGAGGTGCCGGACGCCGACCTCATCCTGGTCCCCATAGGCGGCGGCTCCGGCGCCGCCGGCGCGAGCCTCGTCGCAAAGGCGCTCAATCCCCGCATCCGTGTGGTCGGAGTGCAGGCCGAGGGGGCTCCGGCGGTATACCGCTCCTTCCACAGCCGGCGCCTGGAATCCACACCGAAGGCCGACACCATCGCCGAGGGCCTGGCCACCCGGGTCGCCTTTGAACTCCCGCTGAGCATCCTCTGGCGCCACCTCGACGACGTCGTCCTGGTCAGCGATGCCGAACTCCAGGCCGCCATGCGGCTGCTCCTCGAGACCACCCACCTGGTCGCGGAAGCTGCCGGGGCCGCTCCGGTGGCAGCCGCGAGGCGCTATCCCGAGCTCGTGCGCGACCGCAGGGTGATCCTGCCGATCACCGGCGGGAATGCCACCATTGACCAGATTCTGGCCGCCGCCACGGCCGGGGGCGCTGCCCGTTGA